In Drosophila subpulchrella strain 33 F10 #4 breed RU33 chromosome 3R, RU_Dsub_v1.1 Primary Assembly, whole genome shotgun sequence, the following are encoded in one genomic region:
- the LOC119546280 gene encoding protein unc-80 homolog isoform X12: MVTTNAAGTGTAATTSNTTNNNNLQTNNNSHGANNNNDDFDFDQDSGLQDLGLPVSVQTFLWRQIAPFIRPKLGKLHESTCLFCQHAPGHHESKEACKSFEKVLVQNIQFGLSPPLTKGLGVIPRWRLLQGALPHVMHACAALLYNRVKDMQAIGPVETKLLYTMQWILLYAAEECADDEGGEDLALGDAAEPKSKSIDQYLFSVPTITLFVYLFAPIIHHLKESDFQNFRLENGIKLWQGMWDNRAPGAPCFTAPVKPKARNLLCAPTPKGSTDVFPTRKHSLSADAMSPKADSPQSGISDYGRQDDEGSWVSSPKEFAFPETIPEEASSVEDERVVIFRLPSAPQLMDNSFFTADASLLQQQQSQSRRGSRQSMNSRDKDKVPSTKFEFDQQELMRGASMKEKRSASIEKETDSDKSESIKADVSAATFLDVAVLRCLFISHWQEEGIFWSLQYLYNRLSDIGEEAAITLNQPRKRSNSLPIPQIEISLYQGPGSNSRDSPGSSVVKDYIEIPDPSPTVTACVAEEPHSAPSTTERRGSEKKKRVKMADLRAFVETKMFSKSEKNLEKVGLDTSSANGKTPLQHAEYHRSLDTGEKKLSRSASMISREPASNLIKGKSMPSLRFYRYVEPPKAPRPSQATCPRSTAFYPRNPIITVTEHTPTPSPDYMKRQGSIDSHLDALSNGGSIAGVGGNGGGNGSTGMGSTTTRYRGQMLRSHTDSHIDYTGVDESEAPGSSFYITRDGGIDYEIILLAISNVFKRDPAQVCSLRVLEAGLNICELLIEMGVLKLGEHAHEISMSITRRALQVLGCPHGCNDGVRGPPADFLRNQCQKILSRMLRQAGQRTKRFMQEMVKTSPLPELIDYFHAFLAFCVDPSSLLSPLSQGGYSTNFSGGMSGGAEAQVVGAVFKPLVSRFVEASKDLKGPENIALYGDIRQLVTYVKGAHGGPFRLVALSGILAVTPRPHKKGPSAQTTRVIRHIPQANVSQSLQNDDNRSQRRLLLKKRSTSSACASLLETEACEEHYKTSQSPLSNFRRRTTGVRPTLTPRHSERALLSDSTSSSERNSLGRLSGLVRWFRGTPKEASSIDLEIGSLNPEISSTFMRHASLKIQRGRSSDGIGRSIQRAKRRVERRLNRFGGIVKGKKKVGGIEETADFSRRSSSDMCDGPRESEVVILKERKLVPTEPVRVGMLRLSFLLETCAPGSFPDPQLVAAVLDLPQAPLVARATFLLECAHFVHLCNKGQWPAWMKQNVGSYRASGANININQMKQQVSQTSARRTHILQRAAGKMFHQWAEMVGARLEEILFTERLQYEAVNASLTDPEKQRELLQQDEEEDFLDETSVNPHGNDCPHSLKLIACVLLFEITAFLRDTYLMLPKTSKLIHRDKPAPWEKVYREANRRWSMALSSMGHSQTSAQSLQSIAAGNDGAGQSERKISFVLHEPDNESENSSNTTLTKEGEEARRPTASAVRPFLLRRGTATTTGGSFKRRSLKLRRNTKDSKDIETDFNMQSRRKVSSLSDRSDTSEQGMISGGEESPGILSDDQQPESPTDSNENDDTAKNMPWLKAIIDLMSSYNYYCTHKGYCHPFCYKRHMRSCTRLVKAARKVYGEEFGFTFDADHPNVEPTIITSGKPHTSRARSTRKVSEQSSTQTSPSKRKDSLSRKDRISDDPDLEMAEKLAKAFRQEKEKKMQEEPPILKFIRIHIRNLFHFPLATLLKGAVVLTEEMVIEAMPAAWELLLETNHDTATSSAAVFLMGSVKAQNFAFDIMQRALKHKDPDIRIGAIQRYLVLWKCRFHVWPRMEENAHDVTFKVPPGGIEFTLPSPKIGIESLPVVDPPWMPVQQTKDMDVTLNQDRHRSLVTATKSRKMQQTEAIRNALRQQRDKQRAERHSFLITMIPISQQASHEPGMEKLEDHEIEEDLDGTRMSSHLHHAHSLFPSVLCSSVMQIVGCLDDAAIGSDGNAVYEIAYQVIWVCLVEESALFLRYVFERLTRDRQDQMFKLLRHLIRFVPRLPQQAAFALYNSIIGYIMFYVRSSNELKQELVGSALSVLWMVVHSVHGIMFKDLKQILRKEQCDASILLTANVPAAKKIVVHGPADDDYNIPSQFPVQEDTLFCQLLKEALDYYPIDEKNTSHYCLVDYKSSKILNPNWYIRDLYFFKRSQYPEVRLMLMRPEESFLALQKQELTKKFVEIGKVHLTWAILKNVDMVVQRVVFLHEELMKLPSFPRKALEVDLDLHHGGEYGKVLLGLDVLHKFMWVRLIARMFEAMAGNFAYSADIQLFLNVLSGASILHAEDSCIMRYVMATFINAAFNFKNIFSTNGYFMIMPTLLQVYSLHQTNKLITTTIEYAVKQFYLLNRKPFILQMFGSVSAILDTDEDGTYGEAHKVQSSCLFNLLLSLEDPSPDPLNIAELVKEPKPLKAIDFCYHDEDDDVTVLDCITLCVMVVSYSAESTRGYQMLIILEAILPCYLQQIQSPSYIPLQGKSERDIILQLAVAIRTMVHNCEGLAKSYNGPYRNSPEHKGSSQRNCSRGPPCSPGLDFEEESHSKYLTDARTKNMMDSAEDSEMIRTEYRRPRDVLLSVVADFLTKSTARLAELAKKMPSDTKPTEVLDAKCHIRLADIAHSLLKVSPYDPESMACRGLQRYMQAVLPRAEWSNDTLRNALVTVLRRIDKVFLKISKKPSIRRNTDWEAAAGLLKGIHETIVRHSYVLHWQQMKTLISTVQNLIVNEPGSGIPEGVSSAGAALMSQNPPAFFCSAVVRLVALQVVSPVDCFSLVQICGGSAEFATQEKAEGFLMHLIMPLCLKVCSGRGVSDVGELKMTDVSFLLTAVLNAMSPPAGRTGQAVSQINRVTGDLRAGSLTFTGSRDAKRPARISGSLYQAAFLALRIVCICFESRLSNEWPRIVRVMRDLGRRNEAAPDLWSFMEFVVTHRTPLYIVLLPFILHKISQPPIGDHERHMQFIIRERLRGTPPQGGIKSKGALLLELARELRDLRDELEEKRYDRESSEQKKSDTPAATSAAEAHKSQQRPSLISIFTGTTTGQASHSHVSAVPIDSRSGSGGICTPSDTLSQQTLHPPRESLSSSSTGRDPHTTTSESQSGEADAGSAPTLVGPTPSGSGHHGSGGGGMGTSASAVPSHLSHSQSLQQAPFKAQPPKLRFVSSVEFRHSSGETSTTPLSPESPAEDSSGDHTRSRLQRSKAASRKTFRLKRSRLTPIEPPSIVTSQEEPPPQVQAKTLGEISWDSVSQTSSTSGYRDNNSLQTGLLSPDGSLGGLTLGRSPSQHSLLMVFEGQDEDTLI, from the exons aTGGTGACCACCAATGCAGCCGGAACGGGGACAGCTGCCACAACCAGCAACACcacgaacaacaacaacctgcagacaaacaacaacagccatggggcgaacaacaacaacgatgACTTTGACTTTGACCAGGATAGTGGCCTCCAGGACCTTGGCTTGCCCGTGTCCGTTCAAACCTTCCTGTGGCGTCAAATAGCACCCTTCATCCGGCCCAAGTTGGGCAAGCTGCACGAGTCCACCTGTCTG TTTTGTCAACATGCACCGGGACACCAT GAGTCGAAGGAAGCTTGCAAG TCCTTTGAGAAAGTTCTCGTGCAGAACATTCAGTTTGGTCTGTCACCTCCTCTGACCAAAGGATTGGGTGTGATTCCCCGATGGCGCCTGTTGCAAGGAGCTCTTCCCCACGTGATGCACGCCTGTGCCGCTCTACTCTACAATCGCGTCAAGGACATGCAGGCCATAGGCCCCGTGGAGACCAAACTCCTGTACACCATGCAGTGGATCCTTCTCTATGCCGCCGAGGAGTGTGCCGATGACGAGGGCGGCGAGGATCTGGCTTTGGGCGATGCAGCGGAACCCAAGTCCAAGTCAATAGATCAATACTTGTTCTCGGTGCCAACTATTACA CTCTTTGTGTACCTCTTTGCACCTATTATACACCATCTTAAGGAATCGGACTTCCAGAACTTTCGCCTGGAAAATGGCATTAAACTCTGGCAGGGAATGTGGGATAACCGAGCACCTGGTGCCCCCTGCTTTACAGCTCCTGTAAAACCCAAGGCCAGGAATCTCCTATGTGCACCCACTCCAAAAGGATCTACAGATGTTTTTCCTACCCGCAAGCATTCCCTCAGTGCAGATGCCATGTCCCCAAAAGCGGATTCACCTCAGAGTGGTATCTCTGACTATGGAAGGCAAGATGACGAG GGCTCTTGGGTTTCTTCCCCCAAGGAATTTGCCTTTCCCGAAACCATTCCAGAAGAAGCCTCCAGCGTGGAAGATGAACGTGTGGTCATATTTAGGCTGCCCTCGGCGCCACAATTAATGGATAACTCCTTCTTTACG GCCGATGCCAGTCtgctgcaacagcagcaatccCAGAGTCGTCGGGGAAGTCGCCAATCGATGAACTCCCGCGACAAGGACAAGGTGCCCTCCACCAAGTTCGAGTTCGATCAGCAGGAACTGATGCGTGGTGCCTCGATGAAGGAGAAGCGAAGTGCCTCCATTGAAAAGGAGACGGACTCGGACAAGTCAGAGAGTATCAAGGCAGATGTGTCGGCAGCCACTTTCCTGGATGTGGCTGTTCTGCGGTGTCTCTTTATCTCCCATTGGCAGGAGGAGGGCATCTTCTGGAGCCTGCAATATCTATATAATCG ACTTAGTGACATTGGTGAGGAAGCGGCCATCACATTAAACCAACCTCGCAAAAGGTCAAACTCCTTGCCCATACCACAAATCGAGATTTCACTGTACCAGGGACCTGGCAGCAATAGTCGTGATAGTCCAGGTAGCTCCGTGGTTAAGGACTACATTGAAATACCCGATCCATCACCTACAGTAACAGCGTGTGTAGCCG AAGAACCCCACAGCGCCCCAAGTACTACAGAAAGACGTGGCAGCGAGAAGAAGAAGCGCGTTAAGATGGCCGACTTAAGGGCCTTTGTAGAAACCAAGATGTTCTCCAAGTCGGAGAAGAATTTGGAAAAAGTAGGGCTCGATACAAGCTCAGCCAATGGCAAGACACCACTGCAACATGCA GAGTACCATCGCAGCCTGGATACGGGCGAGAAGAAGCTATCGAGATCTGCTTCGATGATAAGTCGCGAACCAGCCAGTAATTTGATCAAGGGAAAATCCATGCCCAGTCTCAG ATTTTACAGATACGTTGAGCCACCCAAGGCCCCAAGGCCATCGCAAGCCACCTGTCCGCGCTCCACGGCGTTTTATCCTAGGAATCCAATTATAACGGTTACGGAACACACCCCCACACCATCGCCCGATTATATGAAGCGACAG GGTTCCATTGACTCCCATCTGGATGCCCTGAGTAATGGCGGAAGTATTGCCGGCGTGGGTGGAAATGGAGGTGGTAATGGTAGTACGGGAATGGGCAGCACCACCACCCGCTATCGTGGTCAAATGCTGCGCTCCCACACGGACTCCCACATCGATTACACGGGTGTGGATGAGTCGGAGGCTCCGGGATCCTCCTTCTATATAACACGCGATGGTGGCATTGACTACGAGATTATCCTGCTGGCCATTAGTAATGTTTTCAAGCGAGATCCGGCGCAAGTTTGCTCTCTGCGTGTTTTGGAAGCGGGCTTGAATATTTGCGAACTACTCATTGAAATGGGTGTTCTCAAGTTGGGCGAACATGCTCACGAGATCTCGATGAGTATTACCAGGAGAGCTCTACAGGTCTTGGGATGTCCACACGGATGCAATGATG GTGTTCGAGGTCCTCCTGCCGACTTTCTGCGCAACCAGTGCCAGAAGATCCTGTCCCGCATGTTGAGGCAGGCGGGACAGAGGACCAAGCGCTTCATGCAGGAGATGGTGAAGACCTCCCCTTTGCCAGAACTCATCGACTACTTCCATGCCTTTCTGGCCTTCTGCGTGGACCCGAGCTCCCTGCTCTCACCCCTGA GTCAGGGCGGCTATTCGACCAATTTTAGCGGCGGCATGAGCGGCGGAGCCGAGGCCCAAGTGGTTGGAGCGGTCTTCAAGCCACTGGTCAGCCGGTTTGTGGAGGCCAGCAAGGATCTGAAGGGTCCGGAGAACATAGCCCTCTACGGGGACATCCGGCAGCTGGTCACGTATGTGAAGGGCGCCCACGGCGGTCCATTTCGTTTGGTGGCCCTCAGCGGAATATTGGCAGTTACTCCAAGGCCCCATAAAAAGGGTCCTTCGGCACAGACCACTCGCGTTATAAG ACACATTCCCCAGGCGAATGTAAGCCAGAGCCTGCAGAACGACGACAACCGTTCCCAACGACGTCTCCTCCTGAAGAAGCGCAGCACCTCATCTGCCTGCGCC AGCCTGCTGGAGACGGAGGCGTGCGAGGAGCACTACAAGACCAGCCAGTCGCCGCTGAGCAACTTCCGGCGGCGGACCACGGGAGTCCGGCCCACCTTGACCCCGCGGCACAGCGAACGAGCCCTGCTGTCCGACTCCACGTCCAGCTCGGAACGCAATTCGCTGGGACGGCTCAGCGGCTTGGTGCGCTGGTTCCGCGGCACGCCCAAGGAGGCCTCCTCCATCGATCTGGAGATCGGGTCGCTCAACCCGGAGATCTCCTCCACGTTCATGCGGCACGCCTCGCTGAAGATCCAGCGCGGACGGTCGAGCGATGGCATTGGGCGGTCCATTCAGCGTGCCAAGCGACGCGTCGAGCGGCGGCTGAACCGTTTCGGCGGCATTGTGAAGGGCAAGAAGAAGGTGGGCGGCATCGAGGAGACGGCGGACTTCAGCCGTCGCTCCTCCTCGGACATGTGCGACGGGCCGCGTGAGTCGGAGGTGGTCATCCTGAAGGAGCGCAAGTTGGTGCCCACCGAACCGGTGCGCGTGGGCATGTTGCGTCTATCCTTCCTGCTGGAGACCTGTGCACCCGGCTCCTTTCCCGATCCTCAGCTGGTGGCCGCCGTCCTGGATCTG CCCCAAGCTCCCCTCGTAGCCAGGGCCACGTTCCTGCTGGAGTGCGCCCACTTTGTCCATCTGTGCAACAAGGGTCAGTGGCCCGCCTGGATGAAACAGAACGTGGGCAGCTACCGTGCATCGGGTGCCAACATTAATATCAACCAGATGAAGCAACAGGTGAGCCAAACGAGCGCCAGAAGAACCCACATTCTGCAGCGGGCTGCCGGAAAGATGTTCCATCAATGGGCTGAGATGGTGGGTGCCAggctggaggagatcctctTTACCGAGCGACTGCAGTACGAGGCCGTCAATGCCAGTCTCACAGATCCCGAGAAGCAGCGAGAGCTACTGCAGcaggacgaggaggaggacttCCTGGACGAGACCTCGGTGAATCCACATGGCAACGATTGTCCGCACTCCCTGAAGCTTATTGCCTGTGTGCTGCTCTTCGAGATTACGGCCTTCCTGAGGGACACCTATCTGATGCTGCCCAAGACATCCAAGCTGATCCATCGCGACAAGCCGGCGCCCTGGGAGAAGGTGTACCGCGAGGCCAATCGCCGTTGGTCCATGGCCCTCAGTTCCATGGGTCACTCGCAGACCTCCGCCCAGAGCCTGCAGTCGATAGCAGCGGGAAACGATGGAGCCGGCCAGTCAGAGCGGAAGATATCCTTTGTGCTCCATGAACCGGACAATGAGTCGGAGAACAGTAGCAACACAACGCTGACCAAGGAGGGCGAAGAAG CTCGTCGACCCACTGCATCGGCTGTACGTCCATTCCTTTTAAGACGTGGCACAGCCACCACAACTGGAGGATCCTTCAAGCGCCGCTCTCTAAAGCTACGTCGCAACACCAAAGACAGCAAGGACATAGAAACCGATT TCAACATGCAATCGCGAAGGAAGGTATCCTCGCTCTCGGATCGCAGTGACACCTCGGAACAGGGCATGATCAGTGGGGGCGAGGAGTCACCTGGGATCCTCAGCGACGATCAGCAGCCGGAGTCACCCACTGATTCCAATGAGAACGATGATACGGCCAAGAATATGCCCTGGCTGAAGGCCATCATCGATCTGATGTCCAGTTACAACTATTACTGTACTCACAAAGGATATTGCCATCCCTTCTGCTACAAACGACACATGCGATCCTGCACTCGGTTGGTCAAGGCCGCAAGGAAG GTTTATGGCGAGGAATTTGGCTTTACCTTCGATGCGGATCATCCTAATGTGGAACCTACTATAATAACCTCCGGTAAGCCCCATACTTCACGAGCCCGCTCCACTCGCAAAGTATCGGAGCAGAGTTCCACCCAAACATCTCCGTCTAAGCGTAAGGATAGCTTGTCCCGGAAAGATCG CATAAGTGATGATCCCGACTTGGAAATGGCGGAGAAGTTAGCCAAAGCTTTTCGCCAGGAGAAGGAAAAGAAGATGCAGGAGGAACCACCAATACTCAAGTTCATCCGCATCCACATACGCAACTTGTTCCACTTTCCATTGGCCACCCTGCTAAAGGGAGCTGTTGTCCTCACCGAAGAGATGGTCATCGAGGCAATGCCCGCCGCTTGGGAACTTCTCCTAGAAACGAATCACGATACGGCCACCTCAAGTGCCGCTGTATTCTTGATGGGTTCGGTGAAGGCCCAGAACTTCGCTTTCGACATCATGCAGCGGGCACTGAAGCACAAGGATCCGGACATAAGGATTGGTGCCATTCAGCGATATCTGGTGCTGTGGAAGTGCCGTTTCCATGTCTGGCCGCGAATGGAGGAGAATGCACATGATGTGACCTTCAAGGTGCCACCGGGTGGCATTGAATTCACACTACCCTCACCCAAGATTGGCATTGAAAGTCTGCCGGTGGTGGATCCACCCTGGATGCCAGTGCAGCAGACCAAGGACATGGACGTCACCCTTAACCAAGATAGACAT AGATCCCTAGTCACCGCCACCAAGAGCCGTAAGATGCAGCAGACGGAGGCCATTCGGAATGCGTTGCGCCAGCAGAGGGACAAACAAAGGGCAGAGCGACATAGCTTCCTGATCACCATGATACCCATAAGCCAACAGGCCTCCCATGAGCCCGGAATGGAGAAGCTGGAGGACCATGAGATCGAGGAGGATCTTGATGGAACGCGCATGTCCTCGCACCTGCACCACGCCCACTCGCTCTTTCCCTCCGTCCTCTGCTCCTCCGTGATGCAGATTGTCGGTTGTCTGGACGATGCAGCCATCGGATCGGATGGTAATGCGGTATACGAGATAGCCTACCAGGTGATCTGGGTTTGTTTGGTGGAGGAGTCAGCCCTGTTCCTGCGCTATGTGTTCGAGCGTCTAACTCGTGATCGTCAGGATCAGATGTTCAAGCTGCTGCGACACCTCATTCGATTTGTCCCACGTCTGCCGCAACAGGCGGCATTTGCCCTCTACAACTCCATTATTGGGTACATCATGTTCTATGTGCGATCTTCCAACGAATTGAAGCAAGAG CTTGTTGGCTCAGCTTTATCTGTTCTCTGGATGGTGGTGCACTCGGTGCATGGCATTATGTTCAAGGATCTAAAGCAGATTCTGCGTAAGGAGCAATGCGATGCTTCTATCCTACTAACTGCAAATGTGCCCGCAGCCAAGAAGATTGTAGTACATGGACCTGCTGATGATGACTACAACATACCCTCTCAGTTTCCAGTGCAGGAGGACACTCTGTTCTGTCAGCTGCTCAAGGAGGCCCTGGATTACTATCCCATCGATGAGAAGAACACCAGTCACTACTGCTTGGTAGATTACAAGAGCA GCAAGATTCTAAATCCCAATTGGTACATTCGTGATTTGTACTTCTTCAAGAGGTCCCAATACCCGGAGGTGCGTCTCATGTTGATGCGTCCGGAAGAGTCCTTCCTGGCCCTGCAGAAACAAGAGCTAACCAAGAAGTTCGTGGAGATTGGAAAGGTCCATTTGACCTGGGCTATCCTCAAAAACGTGGACATGGTGGTGCAGCGGGTGGTGTTCCTGCACGAGGAGCTGATGAAGCTGCCCTCCTTCCCGCGCAAGGCACTCGAGGTGGATCTGGATCTGCACCATGGTGGCGAGTACGGAAAGGTGCTGCTCGGGTTGGACGTCCTGCACAAGTTCATGTGGGTGCGTCTGATCGCCCGCATGTTCGAGGCCATGGCTGGGAATTTCGCCTACTCAGCGGACATCCAACTCTTTCTGAACGTACTTTCCGGCGCCTCCATTCTGCATGCCGAAGATTCGTGCATCATGCGCTATGTGATGGCCACCTTCATCAACGCCGCCTTCAACTTCAAGAACATCTTCTCCACGAACGGTTACTTTATGATAATGCCCACCCTGTTGCAAGTCTATTCATTGCATCAGACCAACAAGCTGATCACCACTACTATTGAATATGCTGTAAAGCAGTTCTATCTGCTGAATCGGAAGCCTTTCATTCTGCAAATGTTTGGTTCCGTTTCCGCCATTCTCGACACGGACGAAGATGGCACTTATGGTGAGGCCCACAAAGTGCAGTCGAGCTGCCTGTTCAATCTGCTCCTCAGTCTGGAGGATCCCTCGCCGGATCCTCTAAATATTGCGGAACTGGTCAAGGAACCCAAACCCCTGAAGGCCATTGACTTTTGTTACCACGACGAGGATGACGACGTCACCGTGTTGGACTGCATAACACTTTGCGTAATGGTGGTATCCTACTCCGCCGAAAGCACACGAGGATACCAAATGCTA ATCATTTTAGAGGCCATTCTACCCTGTTatcttcagcaaatccaatCGCCCAGCTATATTCCACTACAGGGAAAGTCCGAGCGAGATATTATCCTCCAGCTGGCAGTGGCTATTCGCACCATGGTCCACAACTGCGAGGGTCTGGCCAAAAGCTACAATGGACCCTATCGAAACAGTCCAGAGCACAAGGGATCCTCGCAGCGCAACTGCAGCAGGGGACCACCCTGTTCCCCTGGTCTGGACTTCGAGGAGGAGTCACATTCGAAATACTTGACCGATGCCCGCACTAAGAATATGATGGACTCGGCAGAGGATTCGGAAATGATACGCACCGAATACCGGAGACCCCGCGACGTTTTGCTCTCCGTGGTGGCTGATTTCCTGACCAAGTCCACTGCTCGCCTGGCGGAGCTGGCCAAAAAGATGCCCAGTGATACGAAACCCACAGAGGTTCTGGACGCCAAGTGCCACATTCGTTTGGCGGACATTGCCCACTCCCTGCTAAAGGTTTCTCCCTACGATCCGGAGTCCATGGCCTGCCGGGGTCTGCAGCGCTATATGCAGGCTGTCCTTCCACGGGCTGAGTGGTCCAACGATACATTACGCAACGCACTGGTCACCGTCCTGCGGCGCATCGACAAGGTCTTTCTCAAGATCTCAAAGAAACCATCTATCAGGAGGAACACGGACTGGGAGGCGGCCGCCGGACTGCTGAAGGGCATCCACGAGACGATCGTTCGGCACTCGTACGTGCTGCACTGGCAGCAGATGAAAACGCTCATTAGTACGGTGCAAAATCTGATCGTCAACGAGCCCGGATCCGGCATCCCCGAGGGCGTCTCCAGCGCAGGAGCAGCGCTCATGTCTCAGAATCCACCGGCCTTTTTCTGCTCGGCCGTGGTGCGTTTGGTGGCCCTGCAGGTGGTCAGCCCCGTGGACTGTTTCTCCCTCGTCCAGATTTGCGGCGGGAGTGCCGAGTTTGCCACGCAGGAAAAGGCCGAAGGCTTTCTAATGCATCTGATAATGCCACTGTGTCTGAAGGTTTGCTCGGGCCGAGGCGTTTCCGACGTGGGCGAATTGAAGATGACGGACGTCTCCTTCCTGCTGACTGCCGTGCTGAATGCGATGAGTCCGCCGGCGGGTCGAACCGGCCAGGCCGTGTCCCAGATAAACCGGGTAACCGGCGACCTACGCGCCGGCTCGCTCACTTTCACCGGCAGTCGGGATGCCAAGCGCCCAGCTCGCATCTCCGGTTCCCTCTACCAGGCCGCCTTCCTGGCCCTGCGAATCGTGTGCATCTGCTTCGAGAGCCGGCTCTCCAACGAGTGGCCGCGCATTGTCCGTGTGATGAGGGATCTCGGAAGGCGCAACGAGGCCGCACCGGACCTCTGGAGCTTCATGGAGTTCGTGGTGACCCATCGAACGCCCCTGTACATTGTCCTGCTGCCCTTCATCCTACACAAG ATATCCCAACCACCGATTGGCGATCACGAGCGGCACATGCAGTTCATCATCAGGGAGCGACTGCGTGGAACTCCGCCGCAGGGCGGTATCAAGTCCAAGGGAGCCCTGCTGCTGGAACTGGCCCGGGAGCTGCGTGACCTGCGCGACGAGCTGGAGGAGAAGCGATACG ATCGCGAGAGTTCCGAGCAAAAGAAGAGCGACACACCGGCGGCAACTAGTGCGGCTGAAGCCCACAAGTCGCAGCAAAGACCTTCACTCATATCTATCTTCACAGGAACCACCACCGGCCAGGCCTCGCACTCCCACGTCTCCGCGGTGCCGATCGACTCGCGCAGCGGATCCGGCGGGATCTGCACGCCCAGCGACACGCTGTCGCAGCAGACGCTGCACCCGCCGCGGGAGTCGCTCTCGAGCAGCTCCACGGGCCGGGATCCGCACACGACGACCAGCGAGAGCCAGAGCGGCGAGGCGGATGCAGGATCGGCGCCCACCTTGGTGGGGCCCACGCCGAGCGGATCGGGTCACCATGGATCGGGCGGCGGCGGTATGGGTACCTCCGCTTCCGCCGTGCCCTCGCATCTCTCGCATTCGCAGTCGTTGCAGCAGGCTCCCTTCAAGGCCCAGCCTCCCAAATTGCGCTTCGTCTCGTCCGTGGAGTTCCGCCACTCCTCCGGTGAGACCTCCACCACGCCCCTCTCGCCGGAGAGTCCAGCGGAGGACAGTTCCGGTGATCACACGAGGTCAAGGCTGCAGCGTTCGAAGGCGGCCAGCCGGAAGACCTTCAGGCTGAAGCGAAGTCGCCTGACGCCCATAGAACCACCCAGCATT GTCACCTCCCAGGAGGAGCCACCGCCGCAGGTACAGGCCAAGACCCTGGGCGAGATTTCCTGGGACTCGGTTTCGCAGACATCCTCGACTTCCGGCTATCGGGACAACAACAGCCTGCAGACGGGCCTTCTCTCGCCGGATGGCTCCTTGGGTGGACTGACCCTGGGTCGCTCACCCTCGCAGCACTCGCTTTTAATGGTCTTCGAGGGGCAGGATGAGGACACCCTCATTTAA